One Campylobacteraceae bacterium DNA window includes the following coding sequences:
- a CDS encoding TonB-dependent receptor, producing MKKLQSIVLSTILSSTLLQANNLEKVIVTAKTKQNVETTAGSITVITQEQIKQMHVSSVQDILVQTVGVSLGVNSSSISGRESISIRGAQSKHTLILIDGKRISGTDAQISHSDFQYNWVPINSIAKIEIIRGPMSSIYGSKAIGGVINIITKKSNENFHGGISLLGANSSANGGNERDISLNLGGKISKKLKLSLAAENKEIKATYKKSDNTKILREGKKIKNILLDLDYKIDNTQNISASYLRGKEIRSNTVTPGHTGITTFYDEYYEINKTNYSLAYKKNFSDLTMDIKYYINQSDSHTDQYNYTHELKDSVLNTEFAIDIFDNQFIIAGLEYRTEAYDKVYDTSSTGDFSDKISYKSAYVQDEIEVNDALVLTLGTRYDKHERFGAELSPKANIVYSINENHKLKASYGHGFNAPTVTENSSSYKVGHGPSTFYQGNDNLKAEKSDTYELGYEFYFNDISFKSAIFYTNVKDLISSKVISTSPTVNQYSNINKSTMSGIELEYSQKDLFQDLDVSIAYDYLRTKNKDTNKELTRKPKQNVAMNLSYALPYGIHSNMHLNYTGSQLDTSSDPLGGYTTYSLQFSKNFTKSFSGKVGVDNLSNKILSDESDYNIKGRLLYVGLDYSF from the coding sequence ATGAAAAAATTACAAAGTATTGTATTAAGTACAATTCTATCATCTACATTATTACAGGCAAATAATTTAGAAAAAGTTATAGTTACAGCAAAAACTAAACAAAACGTGGAAACAACAGCAGGCAGTATTACTGTTATTACCCAAGAGCAAATTAAACAAATGCATGTATCTTCTGTACAAGATATTTTAGTACAAACCGTAGGTGTAAGTTTGGGAGTAAATTCAAGTTCAATATCAGGAAGAGAATCTATTTCAATTAGAGGGGCTCAAAGTAAACATACCCTTATACTAATTGATGGTAAAAGAATTTCAGGAACAGATGCACAAATTTCTCACTCAGATTTTCAATACAATTGGGTACCAATTAACAGTATTGCAAAAATAGAGATTATTAGAGGCCCTATGAGTTCAATCTATGGTTCAAAAGCAATTGGAGGAGTAATAAATATTATTACCAAAAAATCCAATGAAAATTTTCATGGAGGAATTTCACTTTTAGGAGCAAACAGTTCAGCCAATGGTGGAAATGAAAGAGATATTTCTTTAAATTTAGGAGGTAAAATTTCTAAGAAATTAAAACTTTCTTTAGCTGCTGAAAACAAAGAAATAAAAGCAACATACAAAAAAAGTGATAATACAAAAATTCTAAGAGAAGGAAAAAAAATAAAAAACATTCTTTTAGATTTGGATTATAAGATTGATAATACTCAAAATATTTCTGCTTCTTATTTAAGAGGAAAAGAAATTAGAAGCAATACTGTTACACCTGGACATACAGGAATTACAACATTTTACGATGAATACTATGAGATAAACAAAACAAATTATTCCCTTGCTTATAAAAAGAACTTTTCAGATCTTACTATGGACATTAAATATTATATTAATCAATCTGATTCCCATACAGATCAATATAATTATACACATGAATTAAAAGACAGTGTTTTAAATACTGAATTTGCTATAGATATATTTGATAATCAATTCATTATTGCAGGATTAGAGTACAGAACAGAAGCATACGATAAAGTATATGATACAAGTTCTACTGGTGATTTTAGTGATAAAATTTCTTACAAGTCTGCTTATGTACAAGATGAAATTGAAGTTAATGATGCTTTAGTTTTAACGCTTGGCACACGTTATGATAAACATGAACGTTTTGGAGCAGAACTAAGTCCAAAAGCTAATATTGTATACAGCATAAATGAAAATCATAAATTAAAAGCATCTTATGGTCATGGTTTTAATGCACCTACCGTAACGGAAAACTCATCAAGTTATAAAGTAGGCCATGGTCCTAGTACCTTTTATCAAGGTAATGACAATTTAAAAGCAGAAAAATCTGATACCTACGAACTGGGATACGAATTTTATTTTAATGATATATCTTTCAAATCAGCAATTTTTTATACAAATGTAAAAGATTTAATTTCATCTAAAGTGATTAGTACTTCTCCTACAGTTAATCAGTACTCAAACATTAATAAATCAACAATGAGTGGAATTGAACTAGAATATTCACAAAAAGACTTATTTCAAGATCTTGATGTAAGTATTGCTTATGATTATTTAAGAACAAAAAATAAAGATACCAATAAAGAATTAACAAGAAAACCAAAACAAAATGTAGCTATGAATCTATCCTATGCTCTTCCTTATGGTATTCATTCAAATATGCATCTTAATTATACAGGAAGTCAATTAGATACTTCATCTGATCCCTTAGGTGGTTATACTACTTATTCCTTACAATTTTCAAAAAACTTTACAAAAAGTTTCTCAGGAAAAGTAGGTGTTGATAACTTAAGCAATAAAATTTTAAGTGATGAGAGCGATTATAATATTAAAGGTCGTTTACTTTATGTAGGACTTGATTACAGTTTCTAA
- a CDS encoding energy transducer TonB — protein MKNKFTLVLCFTTVMCLHASFFITMKKTEDSIVIPKQNIFKISFQTNYLEEKKHIKEEIKKEHSAKLLKQKKVSEKKLVKNAKRKVIKNIKKDFEVKKTNKAPHKKKIVTKTLKKINKQIIEEKMVKNLLQKTTKKEILSSNEKKKIKENYLSKIQQKIEKNKQYPKKARRLQQEGTVVVEFDIHKNGSIHSLYLKTKSSYKRLNKAALLTIQQIIKFEPIPKALNKKTLKITIPISFIIKNS, from the coding sequence ATGAAAAATAAATTCACCTTAGTTTTATGTTTTACTACTGTTATGTGTTTACATGCAAGTTTTTTTATAACTATGAAAAAAACAGAAGATAGTATAGTAATACCTAAGCAAAATATTTTTAAAATATCCTTCCAAACAAATTATCTTGAAGAAAAAAAACACATAAAAGAAGAAATAAAAAAAGAACACAGTGCTAAACTTCTTAAACAAAAAAAAGTTAGTGAAAAAAAGTTAGTGAAAAATGCAAAAAGAAAAGTAATAAAAAATATTAAAAAAGATTTTGAAGTAAAAAAAACAAATAAAGCTCCTCATAAAAAAAAGATCGTAACAAAAACACTTAAAAAAATTAATAAACAAATAATAGAAGAAAAAATGGTAAAAAATTTACTGCAAAAAACCACAAAAAAAGAAATCCTATCTTCTAACGAAAAGAAAAAAATAAAAGAAAATTATCTCTCTAAAATTCAACAAAAAATAGAAAAAAACAAACAATATCCAAAAAAAGCAAGACGTTTACAACAAGAAGGAACAGTTGTTGTAGAATTTGATATTCATAAAAATGGTAGCATTCATTCTTTATATTTAAAAACAAAATCATCTTACAAAAGATTAAATAAAGCTGCTTTATTAACCATACAACAAATCATAAAATTTGAGCCAATACCAAAAGCACTCAATAAAAAAACATTAAAAATAACGATACCCATTTCGTTTATAATCAAAAATTCTTAG
- a CDS encoding MotA/TolQ/ExbB proton channel family protein, whose product MEILDYIQRGGIIVYILIFLNILGFTIILWKLIVFTLIKFKKRLIVEHIVNKLSLSTNKFEERSFNNLLNKEIYDLETGLNTIKIIASISPLLGLLGTVIGVLNSFDAISKLGLGNPSIFSAGISIALITTVAGLIVSIPHYIAYNYFISSLNKLEHSIEESVINKL is encoded by the coding sequence ATGGAAATATTAGACTATATACAAAGAGGTGGAATAATAGTATATATACTAATATTTTTAAATATTCTTGGTTTTACCATCATCTTGTGGAAATTAATTGTATTTACATTAATTAAATTTAAAAAAAGACTTATTGTAGAACATATTGTAAATAAACTCTCCCTAAGTACAAATAAGTTTGAGGAACGTTCTTTTAACAATCTTCTTAACAAAGAAATTTACGACTTAGAAACAGGATTAAATACAATTAAAATAATTGCATCCATTTCTCCTTTACTTGGTTTATTAGGAACTGTTATTGGAGTATTGAACTCTTTTGATGCTATATCAAAACTAGGATTAGGAAATCCAAGTATTTTTTCAGCTGGAATCTCTATTGCGTTAATTACGACTGTAGCTGGACTTATTGTATCTATTCCTCATTATATAGCTTATAATTATTTTATTTCTTCTTTAAATAAACTTGAACACAGTATTGAAGAAAGTGTGATAAATAAACTATGA
- a CDS encoding biopolymer transporter ExbD: MRKREMLVPDLTPLIDVVFILLIFFIVSSVIKKEELVLNLSLPSSSTKLKVTNVKEFIIELKNNTIALNGKKISKDILNKELENIKNKNSSIQLRIDKKTPYENLINILDSLQKHELNNISLITNKIKNP; encoded by the coding sequence ATGAGAAAAAGAGAAATGTTAGTTCCCGATCTAACGCCTTTAATTGATGTTGTTTTTATTTTATTAATCTTTTTTATTGTTTCTTCTGTTATAAAAAAAGAGGAATTAGTCCTTAATTTATCTTTGCCCTCTTCTAGTACAAAACTAAAAGTTACAAATGTAAAAGAATTTATTATTGAACTTAAAAACAATACAATCGCATTAAATGGAAAAAAAATTAGCAAAGATATACTAAATAAAGAATTAGAAAATATTAAAAATAAAAACTCCTCTATTCAACTAAGAATAGATAAAAAAACACCTTATGAAAATCTTATAAATATTCTTGACTCTTTGCAAAAACATGAACTAAATAACATATCATTAATTACTAATAAAATTAAAAATCCATAA
- a CDS encoding pyridoxamine 5'-phosphate oxidase family protein has protein sequence MQRTTIEDAQKELVPFLNNIQSVLLSTVNKEGEPFVSYSPYVEDEEGNFYVFISTAVNHSHNMSATGKAHIMFLEDESVTDHIYARRRMYFKADASAFEQNDEREEKIHNLFKERFGEKVSFFSMMKDSRFYKLSPKDGNFVLGFGAAYKIASDRKSLELNDKGHSKSHAHGLKKGENK, from the coding sequence ATGCAAAGAACTACTATAGAAGATGCTCAAAAAGAACTTGTTCCTTTTTTAAATAATATTCAATCTGTATTATTATCAACTGTAAACAAAGAAGGAGAACCTTTCGTTTCTTATTCTCCTTATGTTGAAGATGAAGAAGGTAACTTTTACGTATTTATTTCTACTGCTGTTAATCATTCACACAATATGAGCGCAACAGGTAAAGCACATATCATGTTTTTAGAAGATGAAAGTGTAACAGATCATATTTATGCAAGAAGAAGAATGTACTTTAAAGCAGATGCAAGTGCATTTGAGCAAAACGATGAAAGAGAAGAAAAGATTCATAACTTATTCAAAGAAAGATTTGGTGAGAAAGTATCTTTTTTCTCAATGATGAAAGATTCACGTTTTTATAAACTAAGTCCAAAAGATGGAAACTTTGTTTTAGGTTTTGGAGCGGCATATAAAATTGCAAGTGATAGAAAAAGCCTAGAATTAAATGACAAGGGTCATTCAAAGTCACATGCACATGGACTTAAAAAAGGTGAAAACAAGTAG